In one window of Tumebacillus algifaecis DNA:
- the pknB gene encoding Stk1 family PASTA domain-containing Ser/Thr kinase: MIGRKLGDRYEVIERIGGGGMAVVYRALDTLLNRNVSIKVLHAQFSNDEDFVRRFRREAQAAASLSHPNVVNIYDVGRGGDEYYIVMEFVDGLTLKEVIQDRAPLPVQEAIDISKQICSALGHAHENNIVHRDIKPHNILIGKDGRVKVTDFGIARAITSNTITQDGSVLGSVHYFSPEQARGGITDVKSDIYSLGVVLYEMMTGELPFSGETPISVALKHLQDHFVEPRQINPSLPQSVENIILKSLAKDPSVRYQSAREMSRDLEKALLYPNVAKFVAPLFDEQSTIQLPAVGLRTAKTASPGHTSPTEDSVSAPEDGKLPVTDGNEGGKKKKNFWRPVIWLFAVFLLLGVGAVTAYTLVTNYMGEKDVTMPEVVGKSYDEAVKALLNAGLDINNINKEEESSDEHPAGTVISQDQYGGKTIKANREVTLTVSKGPERMQMPAITDLSKDKALEKLKQAGINTSNVTFEEREEKETAVGTVLSQNPASGVTIDKETKIVLTVAKAIEKAKVPQVSGLKLDEAKAKLTAAGFKIGEVISQHSNDVGAGKVIGTSPSYTPGTELAKGETISLVVSQGVKEEPKKKTYDVQVPVEEDQKKKVKIVRSDAQGSAVVVDETIEATKSFHVEVIVKPGEIASIKVYIDGKEEKTIPIPYGEQ; this comes from the coding sequence TTGATCGGACGAAAGCTTGGCGATCGTTATGAAGTGATCGAACGAATCGGCGGCGGGGGCATGGCAGTGGTCTACCGCGCACTGGATACCTTGCTCAACCGCAACGTTTCGATCAAAGTTCTGCATGCTCAATTCTCGAACGATGAAGATTTTGTGCGTCGTTTTCGCCGTGAAGCGCAGGCGGCCGCATCGCTCTCCCATCCGAACGTCGTCAACATCTATGACGTGGGGCGGGGTGGAGATGAGTATTATATCGTCATGGAGTTTGTAGACGGATTGACGCTGAAAGAAGTGATCCAAGACCGAGCACCGCTCCCGGTACAGGAAGCGATCGACATCTCCAAACAGATTTGTTCTGCGTTGGGACATGCGCATGAAAATAATATCGTCCACCGTGACATCAAGCCCCATAACATTCTGATCGGCAAAGATGGACGCGTCAAAGTGACCGACTTTGGGATCGCACGGGCGATCACTTCCAACACGATCACCCAGGATGGTTCTGTGCTAGGGTCTGTGCACTACTTCTCGCCGGAGCAGGCAAGAGGTGGGATCACCGATGTAAAATCGGACATCTACTCGCTTGGCGTCGTACTCTATGAGATGATGACCGGCGAATTGCCATTTTCCGGGGAAACGCCGATCTCGGTGGCGCTCAAGCATCTGCAGGACCACTTTGTGGAGCCGCGTCAGATCAATCCCTCGTTGCCACAGTCTGTGGAAAACATCATCCTAAAATCATTGGCGAAAGATCCGAGCGTGCGCTACCAGAGCGCTCGTGAAATGTCGCGCGACTTGGAAAAAGCGTTGCTCTACCCGAACGTTGCCAAGTTTGTCGCACCGCTTTTTGATGAGCAAAGCACCATTCAGCTGCCAGCGGTCGGTCTACGCACTGCGAAAACGGCGTCGCCTGGTCACACGTCGCCAACGGAAGACAGCGTTTCTGCACCTGAAGATGGGAAACTGCCTGTCACCGATGGCAACGAGGGCGGTAAGAAGAAAAAGAACTTCTGGCGCCCGGTCATCTGGCTGTTCGCAGTGTTTCTTCTGCTGGGGGTGGGGGCGGTCACCGCTTACACGCTCGTCACCAATTACATGGGAGAAAAAGATGTGACGATGCCGGAAGTCGTCGGGAAATCGTACGACGAGGCGGTGAAAGCCTTGCTCAATGCGGGGCTTGATATTAATAACATCAACAAAGAAGAGGAATCTAGCGACGAACACCCAGCCGGAACGGTCATCAGCCAAGACCAATATGGTGGCAAAACGATCAAGGCCAACCGCGAAGTGACGTTGACCGTTTCGAAAGGCCCGGAACGGATGCAAATGCCTGCGATCACCGATCTTAGCAAAGACAAGGCGCTGGAAAAGTTAAAACAGGCGGGGATCAACACCAGTAACGTCACTTTCGAAGAGCGTGAAGAGAAAGAGACGGCGGTGGGTACCGTATTGTCGCAAAATCCAGCTTCTGGAGTGACGATCGACAAAGAGACGAAGATCGTGCTGACCGTTGCCAAAGCGATCGAAAAAGCGAAAGTGCCACAGGTATCCGGATTGAAATTGGACGAAGCCAAAGCGAAACTGACCGCAGCCGGCTTTAAAATCGGGGAAGTGATCTCGCAACACTCCAATGATGTAGGAGCGGGCAAAGTGATCGGTACCTCTCCATCCTATACGCCGGGCACAGAGCTCGCGAAGGGCGAGACGATCTCTCTTGTCGTCTCACAGGGCGTGAAAGAGGAACCGAAAAAGAAAACGTACGATGTGCAGGTACCTGTGGAAGAGGACCAAAAGAAAAAAGTTAAGATCGTCCGCAGCGACGCGCAAGGCAGCGCGGTGGTGGTCGATGAGACGATTGAAGCGACTAAGTCCTTCCATGTGGAAGTGATCGTCAAACCAGGGGAGATCGCTTCCATCAAAGTGTATATCGACGGCAAGGAAGAAAAGACGATTCCTATCCCCTATGGTGAGCAGTGA
- the rsgA gene encoding ribosome small subunit-dependent GTPase A — MPEGIITKAISGFYYVQDGDVVRQCRARGVFKKQGLNPLVGDRVVYTAIGGQEGVVEELLPRKNELVRPPLANLDQCVLTFSVREPDFNPKLLDRMLVQVERESLSAVIVLTKVDLLQDKQDADRFLQPYREMGYQAAWVSTATGEGVEQVHDLLAGKLSGLAGNSGVGKSTLLNTLAPGLNLTIGEISQKLGRGKHTTRHSEIFRIFEGTFVIDTPGFATLEFAGMEPPILAQCFRDIWELSHDCKYRGCLHASEDGCAVRAGAEAGTMSSARYAHYLEFLGEVKEAKERRY; from the coding sequence ATGCCAGAAGGGATCATTACCAAAGCAATCTCCGGGTTTTATTACGTGCAGGATGGAGATGTCGTGCGCCAATGTCGGGCGCGCGGTGTCTTCAAGAAACAGGGACTCAACCCGCTGGTTGGAGATCGTGTCGTCTATACGGCGATCGGTGGGCAGGAAGGCGTGGTCGAAGAGCTGTTGCCACGCAAAAATGAGCTCGTTCGTCCCCCTTTAGCTAACCTTGATCAGTGCGTGTTGACATTTTCGGTTAGAGAGCCCGACTTCAATCCGAAGCTGCTCGACCGTATGTTGGTGCAGGTGGAGCGAGAGAGCTTGTCTGCTGTGATCGTGCTGACCAAAGTAGATCTTTTGCAAGACAAGCAGGATGCGGACCGCTTTTTGCAACCGTACCGCGAGATGGGGTACCAGGCGGCTTGGGTTTCGACCGCTACAGGAGAAGGTGTGGAGCAAGTACACGACCTTCTGGCCGGCAAATTGTCGGGGCTAGCGGGCAACTCTGGCGTTGGCAAGTCCACACTGCTCAACACGTTAGCTCCAGGGCTGAATTTAACGATCGGTGAAATTTCACAAAAGCTGGGACGGGGCAAGCATACGACTCGGCACTCGGAGATTTTTCGCATCTTTGAGGGGACTTTTGTCATCGATACGCCAGGGTTTGCGACGCTGGAGTTTGCGGGGATGGAACCGCCGATTTTGGCACAGTGTTTCCGTGATATCTGGGAGCTTTCCCACGACTGCAAATACCGCGGCTGCTTGCATGCAAGCGAAGATGGCTGCGCGGTGCGGGCCGGAGCGGAAGCAGGTACGATGAGCTCAGCTCGCTATGCGCATTACTTAGAATTTCTGGGAGAAGTAAAGGAAGCGAAAGAACGGAGGTACTAA
- the rpmB gene encoding 50S ribosomal protein L28, with the protein MAKRCEICGKDPKTGNQVSHSHILTKRRWLPNIQKVRANVNGSVKRINVCTRCLKAGKVKRAI; encoded by the coding sequence GTGGCAAAACGTTGCGAAATCTGTGGGAAAGACCCGAAGACCGGGAACCAAGTTTCTCACTCCCATATCTTGACTAAACGTCGTTGGCTCCCGAACATTCAAAAAGTTCGTGCGAACGTAAACGGTTCTGTAAAACGTATCAATGTTTGCACCCGCTGCCTGAAGGCTGGCAAAGTAAAGCGCGCGATCTAA
- the fmt gene encoding methionyl-tRNA formyltransferase gives MRILFMGTPDFAVPCLDALIENGYEVVAVVTQPDRPKGRKGDLTPPPVKVAALRHNLPVLQPEKVRVDEALQELEAFQADLLVTAAYGQILPKRLLDMPRLGCINVHASLLPRWRGGAPIHRSILEGDANSGVTIMRMVQALDAGDMISQVVVPIEEEDTVSSLHDKLSAAGSKLLIETLPSIANGTHTETPQDESLVTYSPNLSRDDERIDWSRDARVLYNQVRGLNAWPVAFTTFSHKVMKIWQARIYEEESVPTVEPGTVLKTTDDSIVVQCGKGTLALLEIQPAGKRRMLVTEYLRGVKPAPGSKFGEREE, from the coding sequence ATGCGAATTTTGTTTATGGGAACTCCCGATTTTGCTGTACCATGTTTGGATGCATTGATTGAAAACGGTTATGAGGTCGTTGCGGTCGTCACACAGCCCGACCGTCCGAAAGGCCGCAAAGGAGATTTGACGCCACCGCCGGTCAAAGTGGCCGCCCTGCGTCACAATCTGCCTGTGCTCCAGCCGGAAAAGGTGCGGGTGGACGAGGCGTTGCAAGAATTGGAAGCTTTTCAGGCTGACCTGCTGGTCACTGCTGCCTATGGGCAGATTCTGCCCAAGCGTCTTTTGGACATGCCGCGCTTAGGCTGCATCAACGTCCATGCTTCGCTTCTGCCGCGTTGGCGGGGCGGTGCGCCGATTCATCGCTCGATCCTCGAAGGCGATGCTAACTCTGGCGTCACGATCATGCGGATGGTGCAAGCGCTCGATGCGGGCGATATGATTTCGCAAGTCGTTGTGCCGATCGAGGAGGAAGACACCGTCTCCTCGTTGCATGATAAACTGTCGGCAGCCGGTTCGAAGCTTTTGATCGAAACTCTGCCGTCGATCGCAAACGGCACACACACTGAGACGCCGCAGGATGAGAGCTTGGTGACGTACTCGCCGAACCTTTCCCGCGACGATGAGCGCATCGACTGGAGCCGCGATGCCCGTGTTTTGTATAACCAAGTGCGTGGGCTGAACGCCTGGCCGGTCGCATTCACGACCTTTTCTCATAAAGTGATGAAGATATGGCAAGCTAGGATTTATGAGGAAGAAAGCGTGCCGACAGTGGAACCGGGCACTGTGCTGAAGACGACAGATGACAGTATCGTCGTACAGTGTGGGAAGGGAACGTTGGCGCTCCTTGAAATTCAACCTGCGGGCAAGCGTCGCATGCTCGTCACCGAGTATCTGCGCGGTGTGAAGCCCGCCCCAGGCAGCAAGTTCGGAGAACGAGAGGAGTAA
- the rsmB gene encoding 16S rRNA (cytosine(967)-C(5))-methyltransferase RsmB: protein MVQTARDIALDVLLAIEERGAYSNLALTTALRRSRLSARDVGLTTEIVYGTVGRLNTLDYYLTPALKTPLHKLEPWVRNLLRLTVYQLFYLERIPSFAAINEAVEIAKRRGRKASGFVNGVLRGTLRNKEALKLPAKEKNWTRHTALLHSHPEWMVQVWAEAFGREEAERLCEANNDRPALCLRVNSNRVTRDELLAELTEQGITAHPSSVSPYGIMLQEGLDVAQLPAFKEGRCTVQDESSMLVAQALDPKPGERILDCCAAPGGKTTHIAELMGDTGDVLAVDVHAHKIELIENVMNRLGLASISTRAGDIRDVVGEAGKFDRILLDAPCSGLGVIKRKPDLKWRKVPGDISEIAELQRELLNTVSQALRPGGVLVYSTCTVMPEENIDVVRAFLAEHPDFEADPIAPYLMEGVHGAIQDDCAVQLMPQQFGSDGFFIARLRRK, encoded by the coding sequence TTGGTTCAAACTGCAAGAGACATCGCTTTGGACGTATTGCTCGCCATTGAGGAGAGAGGCGCCTACAGCAATTTGGCGCTGACCACCGCCTTGCGCAGATCGAGGCTCAGCGCGCGCGATGTGGGGCTTACCACAGAGATTGTGTACGGAACGGTCGGGCGGCTGAACACGCTCGACTACTATTTGACCCCTGCGCTCAAAACGCCGTTGCATAAGTTGGAGCCTTGGGTGCGCAACCTGTTGCGCCTGACTGTGTATCAACTGTTTTATCTAGAGCGGATTCCTTCGTTTGCTGCGATCAACGAAGCGGTGGAGATCGCCAAGCGCCGTGGTCGCAAAGCGAGCGGATTTGTAAATGGGGTGCTACGTGGCACCTTGCGCAACAAAGAGGCGCTCAAGCTCCCAGCAAAGGAGAAAAATTGGACGCGTCATACCGCGCTTTTACACTCGCATCCGGAGTGGATGGTACAGGTCTGGGCGGAGGCGTTTGGCCGTGAGGAGGCAGAACGGCTGTGCGAAGCGAACAATGATCGCCCTGCGCTCTGCCTGCGGGTCAACTCAAATCGCGTCACGCGTGATGAACTGCTGGCCGAACTGACCGAACAAGGCATCACTGCCCATCCGTCGAGCGTTTCCCCTTATGGGATCATGTTGCAGGAAGGCCTAGATGTGGCACAATTGCCCGCATTTAAAGAAGGCCGTTGCACCGTCCAGGATGAAAGCTCGATGTTGGTGGCCCAAGCGCTCGACCCTAAGCCTGGCGAACGCATTCTTGACTGCTGTGCTGCACCAGGTGGCAAGACCACACATATCGCAGAGTTGATGGGCGACACCGGGGATGTGTTGGCTGTCGATGTACACGCGCACAAGATCGAGTTGATCGAGAATGTGATGAACCGCCTTGGACTCGCTTCGATCAGCACTCGCGCAGGCGATATCCGCGATGTGGTCGGCGAGGCGGGTAAGTTTGACCGCATTTTGCTGGATGCTCCGTGTAGCGGGCTTGGCGTGATCAAACGCAAGCCGGATCTGAAGTGGAGAAAAGTGCCGGGTGACATCAGCGAGATCGCAGAACTGCAACGCGAACTGCTAAACACCGTTTCCCAGGCGCTCCGCCCAGGCGGAGTGCTCGTCTATTCCACTTGTACGGTCATGCCAGAAGAAAATATCGACGTGGTGCGCGCTTTTTTAGCAGAACATCCCGACTTTGAAGCGGATCCGATCGCCCCCTATCTGATGGAGGGGGTACACGGAGCGATTCAAGATGACTGTGCGGTGCAATTGATGCCTCAACAGTTTGGCAGTGACGGATTTTTTATCGCACGTTTACGTCGAAAGTAG
- the rlmN gene encoding 23S rRNA (adenine(2503)-C(2))-methyltransferase RlmN, with protein MIDDKKENAGADRKVHLLNMEFEDLEKWVQSIGQPKFRGKQIFTWLYKDRVTDIDAMTNLPQKFREQLKELATINTMREVTRQVSTDGTIKWLWELYDGSTIETVLMRHDYGNSVCVSSQVGCRMGCTFCASTLGGLVRNLSGGEVVEQLLNVQRFLDGEVDAERVSSVVLMGSGEPMENYDEVMKFVDTINDQNGLKIGARHITISTSGLVPAIKRLADEKRQITMAISLHATRDEIRSALMPINRRWGIAELLDSCRYYIAQTGRRISFEYALVGGQNDDLAHARELAGLLANIDCHVNLIPVNYVPERNYTRTPKDQIRAFVNELNRLGVNATVRREKGHDIAAACGQLRAEQGRI; from the coding sequence ATGATCGATGACAAAAAAGAGAATGCAGGTGCCGATCGAAAAGTGCATCTGTTAAATATGGAGTTCGAAGACTTAGAGAAATGGGTGCAGAGCATCGGGCAGCCGAAGTTTCGCGGCAAGCAGATCTTTACCTGGTTGTACAAAGACCGAGTTACAGACATCGATGCGATGACCAACCTCCCGCAAAAATTTCGCGAACAATTGAAAGAGCTCGCGACGATCAACACGATGCGTGAAGTGACGCGCCAAGTTTCCACAGACGGGACAATTAAATGGCTGTGGGAGCTGTATGACGGCTCGACGATTGAAACGGTGTTGATGCGCCATGATTACGGGAACTCGGTTTGCGTCTCATCACAGGTCGGTTGCCGGATGGGCTGCACGTTTTGCGCTTCGACGCTCGGCGGGCTGGTTCGCAACTTGTCGGGCGGCGAAGTGGTCGAGCAATTGCTCAACGTTCAGCGTTTTCTCGATGGCGAAGTGGATGCGGAACGGGTGTCGTCCGTCGTGTTGATGGGCTCGGGCGAGCCGATGGAAAATTATGATGAAGTGATGAAGTTCGTGGACACCATCAACGACCAAAACGGACTGAAAATCGGCGCGCGCCACATCACCATCTCGACATCGGGTCTTGTGCCGGCCATCAAACGCCTTGCTGATGAGAAACGGCAGATCACGATGGCGATTTCCTTGCATGCAACCCGCGATGAGATCCGCTCTGCACTGATGCCGATCAACAGACGCTGGGGCATCGCTGAACTGCTCGATTCGTGCCGCTATTACATCGCGCAGACTGGCCGCCGCATCTCCTTCGAATACGCGTTGGTCGGCGGACAAAATGATGATTTGGCTCATGCGCGCGAGCTGGCCGGGCTGCTTGCAAACATCGACTGCCATGTCAACTTGATTCCGGTCAACTATGTGCCGGAGCGCAATTATACGCGGACCCCGAAAGATCAGATTCGGGCGTTCGTCAACGAGTTGAACCGTCTAGGCGTCAACGCGACGGTTCGCCGGGAAAAAGGACACGACATCGCAGCTGCCTGCGGACAACTGCGAGCGGAGCAGGGGAGAATCTGA
- a CDS encoding DAK2 domain-containing protein — protein MMQVLNGSLFVQMVLQGHTSLEQSKDRVNALNVFPVPDGDTGTNMSLSMTSGVNELKRYIDAPLYRVAEAVSTGLLMGARGNSGVILSQLFRGFAKGVAKKTEVDPKDFAEAFQNGVTTAYSAVVKPVEGTILTVSKDAAQAAQQAAKAKHATIQSVMEAVLSEAERSLERTPDLLPVLRQAGVVDSGGQGLVCIYRGWLAAIKGESVAIDTTPVGQAPAKVMTPAAAHGDGETEYGYCTEFIIRLSEAADDEKATELAVRDALIPLGDSLLVVAADDIVKIHIHALQPGNVLNKAMEYGELTRIKIDNMTEQHHDLKMDAGDTTVANTGAANLAKSEAPKKQYAIVTVTVGDGLTEVFKSLGAEGIIQGGQTMNPSTEDIVNSVKALHAEHVFILPNNSNIIMAAEQAKTVLGDQVTVIPTKSIPQGIAAAISFDAGADLTANVENMRGGISRVKSGQITQAVRDSNYQDLEIKEGDFMGMQEGKVVTLGKELDLTAIELLEKMIDEDSEVVTVFFGEDVTIEQAGKLLEEAQNQFDHCEFELHSGGQPLYSYIFSVE, from the coding sequence ATGATGCAGGTCTTAAACGGATCTTTGTTCGTGCAAATGGTCTTACAAGGACATACGAGCTTGGAACAGAGTAAGGACCGGGTAAACGCGCTGAATGTATTTCCGGTGCCAGACGGTGACACAGGAACGAACATGAGTTTGTCGATGACATCCGGTGTCAATGAATTAAAGCGATACATAGACGCGCCGCTGTACCGTGTGGCAGAAGCGGTATCGACAGGGCTGCTCATGGGGGCTCGCGGCAACTCGGGCGTCATTTTGTCACAGCTGTTCCGCGGCTTTGCCAAAGGTGTGGCGAAAAAGACAGAAGTCGATCCGAAAGACTTTGCTGAAGCATTTCAGAATGGTGTGACCACTGCTTATTCTGCGGTGGTAAAGCCAGTGGAAGGCACGATTCTCACCGTATCGAAAGATGCGGCTCAAGCGGCGCAACAGGCTGCAAAAGCCAAACATGCAACGATTCAATCGGTCATGGAAGCGGTGCTTTCCGAAGCGGAGCGTTCATTGGAACGCACGCCCGATCTGTTACCGGTACTTCGTCAGGCGGGCGTCGTCGATTCGGGCGGTCAAGGTCTGGTTTGCATCTACCGCGGCTGGCTTGCGGCGATCAAAGGTGAAAGCGTTGCGATCGATACGACTCCGGTTGGACAAGCACCAGCGAAAGTGATGACACCTGCGGCTGCACACGGTGACGGTGAGACTGAATATGGATATTGTACGGAGTTTATCATCCGTCTGTCTGAAGCGGCCGATGATGAAAAAGCGACAGAACTGGCAGTTCGCGATGCCTTGATTCCGCTTGGCGACTCGCTGCTCGTCGTGGCGGCCGATGATATCGTCAAGATCCATATCCATGCTCTTCAGCCAGGCAACGTGTTGAACAAAGCGATGGAATATGGTGAATTGACTCGTATCAAGATTGACAACATGACCGAACAGCATCACGACTTGAAAATGGATGCAGGAGATACAACTGTCGCAAATACCGGAGCGGCAAACCTTGCGAAATCGGAAGCTCCGAAAAAGCAATATGCGATCGTTACTGTGACGGTTGGCGACGGCTTGACCGAAGTGTTCAAGTCTTTAGGTGCAGAAGGCATCATCCAAGGTGGTCAAACGATGAATCCGAGCACGGAAGATATTGTGAACTCCGTGAAAGCGCTTCACGCAGAACATGTATTCATTCTGCCGAACAACTCGAATATCATCATGGCTGCGGAACAGGCGAAGACGGTGCTCGGTGATCAAGTGACGGTCATTCCGACAAAATCGATTCCGCAAGGGATTGCAGCAGCGATTTCGTTCGATGCGGGCGCTGATCTTACAGCGAACGTGGAGAACATGCGCGGTGGCATCTCTCGAGTGAAATCGGGCCAGATCACCCAAGCGGTGCGCGATTCCAACTACCAAGACCTCGAAATCAAAGAAGGCGATTTCATGGGCATGCAAGAAGGGAAAGTTGTCACACTTGGTAAAGAATTGGATTTGACGGCAATCGAGTTGCTTGAGAAAATGATAGATGAGGACAGCGAAGTCGTAACCGTCTTCTTTGGTGAAGATGTGACCATCGAGCAGGCGGGGAAATTGCTCGAAGAGGCACAAAATCAATTTGATCACTGTGAGTTTGAACTGCATTCTGGTGGTCAACCGCTCTACTCCTATATTTTCTCTGTAGAGTAA
- the spoVM gene encoding stage V sporulation protein SpoVM translates to MRFYTIKLPRFLGGIVKAMLNAFQREK, encoded by the coding sequence TTGCGCTTTTACACGATAAAGTTGCCTCGCTTCCTCGGCGGAATCGTCAAAGCGATGTTGAATGCATTTCAGAGGGAGAAATAA
- a CDS encoding Asp23/Gls24 family envelope stress response protein, translating to MPKDIRNELGTITFDENVIATVAGYSALDCYGLVGMASRKQVKDSISELLGRENMARGVDVRIQNDDVVVDMYIIVSYGTRISEVAHNVMDKVKYTLEHNLGLKVEQVNVIVQGVRVTVER from the coding sequence ATGCCAAAAGACATTCGCAACGAACTTGGAACGATTACCTTCGATGAGAACGTGATTGCCACAGTAGCGGGGTATTCAGCTCTGGATTGCTACGGTCTCGTCGGCATGGCGTCTCGCAAACAGGTCAAAGACAGCATCAGTGAACTGCTCGGTCGGGAAAATATGGCCCGAGGGGTCGATGTTCGTATTCAGAATGACGATGTGGTCGTAGATATGTATATTATCGTAAGCTACGGAACAAGAATTTCGGAAGTCGCACACAATGTCATGGATAAGGTGAAATACACACTTGAGCACAATTTGGGTCTGAAAGTAGAACAGGTCAATGTGATCGTCCAAGGCGTTCGCGTGACCGTGGAGAGGTAA
- the rpe gene encoding ribulose-phosphate 3-epimerase: MEIKVAPSILSADFAKLGEEIRSVEKVGADLIHVDVMDGHFVPNITIGPLVVEAIKPHTQLPLDVHLMIENPDQYIPNFVRAGADIISVHVEATKHLHRSLQLIRSLGAKASVALNPHTPVSLIEHVLSELDMVLLMTVNPGFGGQKFIPNVLSKISEVRRKLDAMDLHHVEIEVDGGVNAETARLVREAGANVLVAGNAVYNAPDRAEAIRQIRG; the protein is encoded by the coding sequence ATGGAGATTAAAGTGGCGCCGTCGATCCTTTCGGCCGATTTTGCAAAGCTTGGCGAGGAAATTCGTTCGGTGGAAAAGGTAGGAGCGGATCTGATTCATGTCGATGTGATGGACGGACATTTTGTGCCGAACATCACGATCGGCCCGCTGGTCGTCGAAGCGATCAAGCCGCATACGCAGTTGCCGCTCGATGTGCATCTGATGATTGAGAATCCCGATCAATACATCCCCAACTTTGTGCGGGCAGGAGCAGATATCATCTCCGTTCACGTGGAGGCGACCAAGCATCTCCACCGCTCGTTGCAACTGATCCGTTCGTTGGGAGCAAAAGCGTCGGTCGCACTCAATCCGCATACGCCGGTCTCTTTGATCGAACATGTGTTGAGCGAGTTGGATATGGTGCTATTGATGACCGTAAACCCAGGTTTTGGCGGACAAAAATTCATTCCGAATGTTCTGTCAAAAATCAGTGAAGTGCGGCGCAAGCTGGATGCGATGGATCTGCATCACGTCGAAATCGAAGTGGATGGCGGTGTGAATGCCGAAACGGCACGACTGGTTCGCGAGGCTGGAGCCAACGTCTTAGTAGCGGGAAATGCTGTCTACAACGCGCCAGATCGTGCAGAAGCGATCCGTCAGATTCGCGGGTAA
- the def gene encoding peptide deformylase, giving the protein MAIKMIRQEGDPALRQVAKPVPEVNSHIQKLLTDLAETMYDAGNGIGLAAPQIGILKRCIVVDVGDGSGLIELVNPEVVSAEGEQFGPEGCLSMPGKSGDVMRANHVIIKGWNREGQEITVAGEGLLARCLLHEIDHLDGILFTDRVLPVGGPNKTYGKKR; this is encoded by the coding sequence ATGGCTATCAAAATGATCCGCCAAGAAGGGGATCCGGCTTTGCGCCAAGTGGCCAAGCCGGTGCCGGAAGTGAATTCTCATATACAAAAATTGCTGACCGATCTCGCCGAGACGATGTACGATGCCGGAAACGGCATCGGCCTTGCTGCGCCGCAGATCGGGATCTTAAAACGCTGCATCGTCGTCGATGTCGGGGATGGGAGCGGTTTGATCGAACTGGTCAACCCGGAAGTCGTCTCGGCAGAAGGCGAGCAATTCGGGCCTGAAGGCTGCTTGTCCATGCCAGGTAAATCGGGCGATGTGATGCGTGCCAATCACGTCATCATCAAAGGATGGAACCGCGAAGGGCAAGAGATTACCGTTGCGGGTGAAGGACTGCTTGCCCGCTGTTTGCTACATGAGATTGATCACCTTGATGGGATCTTGTTCACTGACCGCGTGCTTCCGGTCGGCGGACCGAACAAGACCTACGGGAAAAAACGATAA
- a CDS encoding Stp1/IreP family PP2C-type Ser/Thr phosphatase — MKMHYAARTHIGLVRQINEDSYAVDAELTPFGVAVVADGMGGHLAGEVASSLAIETVVSHINEALRGAESYDASDLIVDAMQLANRVVFERASTSEGLSGMGTTLVTALLNSEEIYLGHIGDSRAYLFADGELLQLTDDHTLVNELYKNGQLTAEEACVHPQRNIVTRSVGSFETVQADLYHRTWGEGNILLICSDGLTNMVKEEAMIQIFAADLSLEAMVDAMIDQALAAGGHDNITVVAVQNRAERGDAL; from the coding sequence ATGAAGATGCATTATGCGGCGAGAACTCATATCGGGCTCGTCCGTCAGATCAACGAGGACAGTTACGCGGTCGATGCTGAACTCACGCCATTTGGCGTGGCCGTTGTAGCGGATGGGATGGGCGGCCATCTTGCGGGTGAGGTGGCCAGTTCTCTGGCGATTGAAACGGTAGTATCGCATATCAATGAAGCGTTGCGAGGTGCTGAGTCGTACGACGCATCCGATTTGATCGTCGATGCGATGCAACTGGCCAACCGCGTCGTCTTTGAGCGAGCTTCCACCTCTGAAGGACTGAGCGGGATGGGCACGACCTTGGTGACCGCTTTGCTGAATTCGGAGGAGATCTACCTTGGTCACATCGGTGATAGCCGCGCATACCTGTTTGCGGATGGGGAATTGTTGCAGTTGACCGATGACCACACACTGGTCAACGAGCTTTACAAAAATGGACAACTCACAGCCGAAGAGGCGTGCGTCCATCCGCAGCGCAACATCGTGACGCGTTCGGTCGGCTCCTTCGAAACGGTGCAGGCCGACCTCTACCACCGAACTTGGGGGGAAGGCAACATCCTGTTGATCTGCTCTGACGGTCTGACCAACATGGTGAAGGAAGAAGCGATGATTCAGATTTTTGCAGCCGATCTGTCGCTGGAAGCGATGGTTGACGCCATGATCGATCAAGCGCTAGCAGCAGGAGGGCATGACAACATCACCGTCGTCGCTGTACAAAATCGTGCGGAGCGAGGTGACGCACTTTGA